The Flavobacterium jumunjinense genome includes a region encoding these proteins:
- the panB gene encoding 3-methyl-2-oxobutanoate hydroxymethyltransferase, which produces MSVAKKDYKRITTKSLVEMKENGEKISMLTAYDYTMAKIVDSSGVDVILVGDSASNVMAGHETTLPITLDQMIYHASAVVRAAQRALIVVDLPFGSYQSDPKEALRSAIRIMKESGGHAVKLEGGKEIKESIKRILNAGIPVMGHLGLTPQSIYKFGTYTVRAKEEEEAEKLIEDAKMLERVGCFALVLEKIPAALAQKVAESISIPVIGIGAGNGVDGQVLVLHDMIGMTHEFSPRFLRRYMNLYEDMTMAIGQYVSDVKTVDFPNENEQY; this is translated from the coding sequence ATGTCTGTAGCTAAAAAAGATTACAAAAGAATTACTACTAAGAGCCTTGTTGAAATGAAAGAAAATGGAGAGAAAATTTCCATGCTAACAGCTTATGATTATACAATGGCTAAAATTGTAGATTCTTCTGGTGTTGACGTAATTCTTGTTGGTGATTCTGCAAGTAATGTAATGGCTGGGCACGAAACTACTTTACCAATCACATTGGATCAAATGATTTATCATGCTTCTGCTGTTGTTAGAGCAGCTCAAAGAGCCTTGATAGTAGTTGATTTACCTTTTGGTTCGTACCAATCTGATCCGAAAGAAGCTTTACGTTCTGCTATTCGTATTATGAAAGAAAGTGGTGGACATGCTGTGAAGTTAGAAGGTGGTAAAGAAATTAAAGAGAGTATTAAGCGTATTTTAAACGCTGGAATACCTGTTATGGGACACTTAGGTCTAACACCTCAATCAATATACAAATTCGGTACATATACTGTAAGAGCAAAAGAAGAAGAAGAAGCAGAAAAACTAATTGAAGATGCAAAAATGCTAGAAAGAGTGGGTTGTTTCGCATTAGTTTTAGAAAAAATACCTGCTGCATTAGCACAAAAAGTTGCTGAGAGTATTTCGATTCCAGTAATTGGTATTGGTGCAGGAAATGGTGTTGACGGTCAAGTTCTTGTGTTACATGATATGATTGGAATGACACACGAGTTTAGTCCGCGTTTCCTTAGAAGATACATGAATTTATACGAAGACATGACTATGGCAATTGGTCAATATGTCTCAGATGTTAAAACCGTTGATTTTCCTAACGAGAACGAACAATACTAA
- a CDS encoding RluA family pseudouridine synthase — MAEKIISTKDNLQVLHEDNHIIVINKRVGDIVQGDKTGDKPLSEVVKEYIKEKYNKPGEVFLGVIHRLDRPTTGIIVFAKTSKALTRLNESFKNRETQKTYWAVIKNNPPKNNDILIHYLKRNPKNNTSKAHTKEVPESKKASLEYAIIKKLDNYLVLEIQLHTGRHHQIRAQLSAIGCPIKGDLKYGFDRSNPDGGIHLHARQLILNHPVTKEVLKIIAPTPKEVIWNAIS; from the coding sequence ATGGCAGAGAAAATAATTTCTACTAAAGATAATCTTCAAGTTCTTCATGAAGACAATCATATTATTGTAATCAACAAACGAGTTGGAGATATTGTTCAAGGGGACAAAACCGGAGACAAACCTTTATCTGAGGTTGTAAAAGAATATATTAAAGAAAAATACAATAAACCAGGAGAAGTTTTCCTTGGCGTAATTCATCGTTTAGACCGACCAACCACTGGTATAATCGTTTTTGCTAAGACTTCTAAAGCTTTGACTCGTTTAAACGAAAGTTTTAAAAATAGAGAAACACAGAAAACATATTGGGCTGTTATAAAAAATAATCCTCCAAAAAATAATGATATCTTAATTCATTATTTAAAAAGGAATCCAAAAAACAATACTTCTAAAGCGCATACAAAAGAAGTACCTGAGAGTAAAAAGGCTAGTTTAGAATATGCAATAATTAAAAAGCTAGATAATTATTTAGTCTTAGAGATCCAATTGCACACAGGAAGGCATCATCAAATTAGAGCTCAATTATCTGCAATTGGTTGCCCTATAAAGGGTGATTTAAAATATGGTTTTGACAGAAGTAACCCTGATGGAGGAATCCATCTTCATGCAAGACAATTAATACTTAATCATCCTGTTACCAAAGAAGTTTTAAAAATTATTGCCCCAACACCTAAAGAGGTGATTTGGAATGCTATTTCTTAA